The Trichosurus vulpecula isolate mTriVul1 chromosome 3, mTriVul1.pri, whole genome shotgun sequence genome includes a window with the following:
- the LOC118844978 gene encoding splicing factor 1-like: protein MSTGANARPLDFPNKKRKRSRWNQDTMEQKTVIPGMPTVIPTGLTREQERAYIVQLQIEDLTRKLRTGDLGIPPNPEDRSPSPEPIYNSEGKRLNTREFRTQKKLEEERHNLMTEMVALNPDFKPPADYKPPATRVSDKVRIPQDEHPEINFLGLLIGPRGNTLKNIEKECNAKIMIRGKGSVKEGKVGRKDGQMLPGEDEPLHALVTANTMENVKKAVEQIRNILKQGIETPEDQNDLRKMQLRELARLNGTLREDDNRILRPWQSSETRSITNTTVCTKCGGAGHIASDCKFQRPGDPQSAQDKARMDKEYLSLMAELGEAPVPASAGSASGPATTPLASAPQPAAPANNPPPPSLMSTTQSRPPWMNSGPSENRPYHGMHGGGPGGPGGGPHNFPHPLPRLTGGHGGHPMHHNPNGPPPPWMQPPPPPMNQGPHPPGHHGPPPMDQYLGSTPVGSGVYRLHQGKGMMPPPPMGMMPPPPPPSGQPPPPPSGPLPPWQQQQQQQPPPPPPPSSSMASSTPLPWQQNTTTTTTSAGTVSIPPWQQQQAAAAASPGAPQMQGNPTMVPLPPGVQPPLPPGPPPPPPPPPPPPPGSTSMMYAPPPPPPPPMDPSNFVTMMGMGVAGMPPFGMPPAPPPPPPQN from the coding sequence ATGTCGACCGGAGCGAACGCCAGGCCGCTGGATTTCCCAAATAAGAAGCGGAAGAGGAGCCGATGGAACCAGGATACGATGGAACAGAAGACGGTGATTCCGGGAATGCCCACGGTCATCCCCACTGGACTTACTCGGGAGCAAGAAAGAGCTTATATAGTGCAACTGCAGATAGAAGACCTGACTCGCAAACTGCGCACAGGAGACCTGGGCATCCCCCCTAACCCTGAGGACAGGTCCCCTTCCCCTGAGCCCATTTACAATAGCGAGGGGAAGCGGCTCAACACGAGGGAATTTCGGACCCAGAAGAagctggaggaagaaagacaCAACCTCATGACTGAGATGGTGGCGCTCAACCCCGACTTCAAACCACCTGCAGATTACAAACCTCCAGCAACCCGGGTGAGCGACAAGGTGAGGATACCGCAAGATGAGCATCCAGAAATCAACTTCCTGGGACTTCTCATTGGGCCCAGGGGCAACACTTTGAAGAATATCGAGAAAGAGTGCAATGCCAAGATTATGATCCGGGGAAAAGGGTCTGTTAAGGAAGGCAAGGTGGGGCGCAAGGATGGGCAGATGCTGCCAGGGGAAGACGAGCCTCTCCATGCCCTAGTTACTGCCAACACCATGGAGAATGTCAAAAAGGCAGTAGAGCAGATCCGGAACATTCTGAAACAGGGCATTGAAACCCCAGAGGACCAGAATGACCTACGGAAGATGCAGCTTCGAGAGTTAGCCCGCTTGAATGGGACTCTCCGGGAGGATGACAACAGGATTTTAAGACCATGGCAGAGTTCAGAGACCCGAAGCATCACAAATACCACCGTCTGCACCAAGTGTGGAGGGGCCGGCCACATCGCTTCTGACTGCAAATTCCAAAGGCCTGGCGACCCACAGTCAGCCCAGGACAAAGCCCGCATGGATAAAGAATACCTGTCCCTCATGGCAGAGTTGGGTGAAGCTCCTGTCCCAGCTTCTGCTGGCTCTGCCTCTGGGCCTGCCACCACACCCCTGGCCAGTGCTCCTCAACCTGCTGCCCCTGCCAACAACCCGCCACCGCCATCTCTTATGTCCACTACCCAGAGCCGCCCACCATGGATGAACTCGGGGCCCTCAGAGAATCGTCCATACCATGGAATGCATGGCGGAGGACCTGGTGGGCCTGGCGGTGGAcctcacaactttccccatccgCTGCCCAGACTGACAGGTGGGCATGGCGGTCATCCTATGCACCACAACCCTAATGGGCCTCCACCCCCCTGGATGCAGCCACCACCGCCACCGATGAACCAGGGGCCCCACCCACCTGGGCACCATGGCCCTCCTCCAATGGATCAGTACCTGGGAAGTACGCCTGTGGGCTCTGGGGTCTATCGCCTACATCAAGGAAAAGGTATGATGCCGCCTCCGCCTATGGGCATgatgccgccgccgccgcctcctagTGGgcagcccccaccccctccctctggCCCTCTTCCcccatggcagcagcagcagcagcagcagcctccgCCTCCCCCGCCGCCCAGCAGCAGTATGGCTTCCAGTACCCCCTTGCCATGGCAGCAAAATACGACGACTACCACCACGAGCGCTGGCACAGTGTCCATCCCGCCATGGCAACAGCAGCAGGCAGCTGCCGCAGCTTCTCCAGGAGCCCCTCAGATGCAAGGCAACCCCACTATGGTGCCCCTGCCCCCCGGGGTCCAGCCACCTCTGCCGCCCGGGCCCCCGCCGCCCCCTCCGCCCCCGCCGCCTCCGCCGCCTGGTTCCACCAGCATGATGTacgccccaccccctcctcctccgcctcccATGGACCCTTCTAACTTTGTCACCATGATGGGCATGGGGGTGGCGGGCATGCCACCCTTCGGGATGCCTCCAGCTCCCCCACCGCCTCCACCACAGAACTag